The proteins below come from a single Miscanthus floridulus cultivar M001 chromosome 1, ASM1932011v1, whole genome shotgun sequence genomic window:
- the LOC136525843 gene encoding probable methyltransferase PMT3, whose protein sequence is MRGRNDSGHSKRPVVLCCVMIVCLCLLFLYFSGSNGQAGTTAFEYGTKFSRSLGWGSDDGEDGSEESIFGTGDADDVKPKSFPVCDDRHSELIPCLDRNLIYQMRLKLDLNLMEHYERHCPPPERRFNCLIPPPHGYKVRIKWPKSRDVVWKANIPHTHLAKEKSDQNWMVEAGEKIKFPGGGTHFHHGADKYISNIANMLNFKDNNINNEGMLRTVLDVGCGVASFGGYLLSSNVIAMSLAPNDVHQNQIQFALERGIPAYLGVLGTKRLPYPSRSFELAHCSRCRIDWLQRDGILLLELDRLLRPGGYFAYSSPEAYAQDEEDLRIWKEMSALVERMCWKIAEKRNQTVIWVKPLNNDCYKRRAHGTKPPLCKSGDDPDSVWGVPMEACITPYPEQMHRDGGTGLAPWPARLTTPPPRLADLYVTADTFEKDTEMWQQRVENYWSLLGPKVKPDAIRNIMDMKANFGSFAAALKEKDVWVMNVVPHDGPSTLKIIYDRGLIGSNHDWCEAFSTYPRTYDLLHAWAVFSDLDKRGCSAEDLLLEMDRILRPTGFVIVRDKSTIIEFIKKYLHALHWEAITVVDAEPSPESEENEMILIIRKKLWLPEAGSHVSST, encoded by the exons ATGAGGGGGAGAAATGACTCGGGGCACAGCAAGAGGCCGGTTGTGCTGTGCTGTGTGATGATTGTGTGCCTATGCCTCCTCTTCTTGTATTTCTCGGGCTCCAATGGACAGGCTGGGACCACCGCATTTGAGTACGGGACCAAATTCTCACGGTCACTTGGATGGGGCAGTGATGATGGTGAGGATGGCTCTGAAGAGTCCATTTTTGGAACTGGGGATGCAGATGATGTCAAGCCCAAGAGCTTTCCT GTGTGTGATGACCGGCACTCTGAGCTGATCCCCTGCTTGGATAGGAACTTGATATATCAAATGAGGCTGAAGCTGGATTTAAACCTGATGGAGCACTATGAGAGGCATTGCCCTCCACCCGAAAGGCGTTTTAATTGCTTGATTCCTCCACCACATGGCTATAAG GTTCGTATAAAATGGCCAAAAAGTCGTGATGTAGTGTGGAAAGCAAACATTCCACACACTCACCTTGCAAAAGAGAAGTCAGACCAGAATTGGATGGTTGAAGCCGGTGAAAAGATCAAGTTTCCAGGTGGTGGGACCCATTTTCACCATGGAGCTGACAAATATATATCAAATATTGCAAAT ATGCTAAATTTCAAAGATAACAATATAAACAATGAGGGGATGCTTCGTACTGTTCTTGATGTTGGTTGTGGAGTTGCTAGTTTCGGAGGATACCTACTTTCTTCTAATGTGATAGCAATGTCTTTGGCACCAAACGATGTGCATCAGAATCAGATTCAGTTTGCACTTGAAAGAGGGATCCCTGCATATCTTGGTGTTTTGGGAACAAAAAGGCTTCCGTACCCAAGTAGATCATTTGAACTAGCCCATTGTTCACGTTGTAGGATCGATTGGCTTCAAAGAGATGGGATTCTTCTGCTTGAACTAGACAGATTGCTACGACCTGGAGGTTATTTTGCTTACTCCTCTCCTGAAGCATATGCACAGGATGAGGAGGATCTCCGAATCTGGAAAGAAATGAGTGCCCTTGTGGAAAGGATGTGCTGGAAAATTGCAGAGAAAAGAAACCAAACTGTTATTTGGGTGAAACCTCTGAACAATGATTGTTACAAGAGACGAGCACATGGTACAAAGCCACCTCTATGCAAAAGTGGTGATGATCCAGATTCAGTATGGGGAGTGCCAATGGAAGCTTGCATTACTCCGTATCCTGAAC AAATGCACAGAGATGGGGGAACTGGGCTAGCTCCCTGGCCTGCTCGATTAACAACCCCGCCTCCCCGTCTTGCTGATTTGTATGTTACTGCAGACACATTTGAAAAGGACACG GAAATGTGGCAGCAAAGAGTAGAAAATTATTGGAGTTTGTTGGGCCCAAAGGTAAAACCAGACGCTATTAGAAACATCATGGACATGAAAGCAAACTTTGGGTCATTTGCTGCTGCACTCAAGGAAAAAGACGTATGGGTGATGAATGTTGTGCCACATGATGGACCAAGCACCCTCAAGATAATCTATGATAGAGGGCTGATAGGCAGCAATCACGACTG GTGTGAAGCCTTCTCAACCTATCCTCGAACATATGATCTTCTCCATGCATGGGCAGTCTTCTCTGACCTTGATAAAAGAGGTTGCAGTGCTGAAGACCTGCTCCTTGAAATGGATCGTATCCTCAGGCCAACTGGGTTTGTCATCGTGAGGGACAAGAGCACTATCATTGAATTCATCAAGAAGTACCTCCACGCACTTCACTGGGAAGCAATAACTGTTGTAGATGCTGAGCCAAGCCCAGAATCAGAGGAGAACGAAATGATCTTGATAATCCGGAAGAAGTTGTGGCTACCAGAAGCAGGCTCGCATGTTTCCAGCACGTAA